One genomic window of Terriglobia bacterium includes the following:
- a CDS encoding TonB-dependent receptor — translation MKFRVHFLLVALLFVFALASPLTIHAQVASADAQLNGTIHDQTGSMLVKATVTLRNVDTNHVYTATSNSTGYYILTSVPPGNYELTVVAQGFAKHSQTGIVLRVGQVATMDFTMKVAAASEQVTVSTEAPTIEPTRTEVSQVIETEQIQSLPISGRLFTDFALLSPGVTTGRISLQSTFTDPSVTRISFGGQRDLNNAVTVDGADNINTATGSQRATPSQDAVSEFRVVNNSFGSEYGRALGGIVNIVTKSGTNDVHASLYGYLENNKFNANSPLTSPGFDVFRQGQFGATLGGPLKKDRTFYFLNYEGQRRAQSPSYPGLLVSNIGAINALKASLGIAPENLNILKTADVDNGFIKVDHSLNDKNRLAVRYLIQDATDLNMLVGETLDGGGIGAPSSGRNGSLRDQALVATLTSQLSEAKVNSALVQWARRNYGFPGVTGQPNLDVPNLLLFGHNFGAFDRYNETRYQFSDTFSWVHGKHFAKFGTDVNYIRNFVLWPGFTPARVIFPSLDDLLASDKAGWGSTPCPAPLIGLVSPCLAAFFWGAPVGPGPINTAAASPSVPTTWDNAFLASQASNFNVNINHSYYGFFAQDQFRLTPKLTLNYGLRYDVEAGLGFFIKGDHNNFQPRVGLAYSPDPKTVIRAGYGIFNDKYTLTFFFVPAPQRPPVIAGLPTVNNQTTGTYLLNSMFLPFPCILAGCPVVPALPLPPGTVPPPLLTSAFENLINSGSFPVNAGFFQGGTAVDPNLRSPYTEQANLSIDRTLGKGLTLSVGYMMVQGHKLVRPIDLNVGPPVGVQPSTGKDIYAFAIKDPAIPAPPAGSNGTNGIFYFTDSTGNSIYHGVTLQVIEKAGKYFTLNANYTISHTLDDGTFVTFVSTPQSNAQRNLERANSNQDARHRFVANFVADAPKDSFLRYFQLSSIITLQSARPFTLFVGFDANNDGNPVTDRVGNSPRNSYRGDTLQTVDLRLTRMFKMGERKQLNVSLDAFNVFNRANIDEVFSVYGAPDFIPGNVPTHFGDGNVGPSGQVGSPRTAFNPRQLQIGAKFTF, via the coding sequence ATGAAGTTCCGAGTTCATTTCTTGCTGGTTGCCTTGCTGTTTGTCTTTGCTCTTGCCAGCCCTCTTACCATCCATGCCCAGGTTGCTTCGGCTGACGCCCAGCTGAACGGCACCATTCATGACCAGACGGGCAGCATGCTAGTGAAAGCCACGGTCACCCTGCGCAACGTGGACACCAACCACGTTTATACCGCCACGTCCAACAGCACGGGTTATTACATCCTGACCAGCGTGCCGCCGGGAAACTATGAACTCACGGTGGTGGCGCAGGGTTTCGCCAAGCACTCGCAAACCGGGATTGTGCTCCGCGTGGGCCAGGTGGCCACCATGGACTTCACCATGAAGGTGGCCGCGGCCAGCGAGCAAGTCACGGTGAGCACGGAAGCGCCCACCATCGAGCCGACGCGCACCGAGGTGAGCCAGGTGATTGAGACCGAGCAGATCCAGTCGTTGCCCATCAGCGGGCGGCTGTTCACCGATTTTGCGCTGCTGAGTCCCGGCGTCACCACCGGGCGCATCAGCCTGCAGTCCACGTTTACGGATCCCTCCGTCACGCGAATTTCCTTCGGCGGCCAGCGCGACCTGAACAACGCTGTGACCGTGGACGGAGCGGACAACATCAATACCGCCACCGGATCCCAGCGGGCGACTCCGTCACAGGACGCGGTAAGCGAATTCCGCGTGGTGAACAACAGCTTTGGCTCGGAATACGGGCGCGCGCTGGGCGGCATCGTGAACATTGTCACCAAGTCCGGCACCAATGACGTGCACGCTTCGCTCTATGGCTATCTGGAGAACAACAAGTTCAACGCGAATTCGCCGCTGACGTCGCCTGGCTTTGACGTTTTTCGCCAGGGACAATTTGGCGCCACGCTGGGCGGCCCGCTGAAAAAGGACCGCACTTTCTATTTCCTGAACTATGAAGGACAGCGCCGGGCGCAGTCGCCCAGCTATCCGGGGCTTCTGGTAAGCAACATTGGCGCCATCAACGCGCTCAAGGCCAGCCTGGGTATTGCTCCGGAGAATCTCAACATCTTGAAGACTGCCGACGTGGACAACGGCTTCATCAAAGTGGACCACTCGTTGAATGACAAGAACCGGCTGGCCGTCCGCTATTTGATCCAGGACGCCACGGACCTGAACATGCTGGTGGGCGAAACGCTGGACGGCGGCGGCATCGGCGCACCCAGCAGCGGCCGCAACGGTTCACTGCGCGACCAGGCGCTGGTGGCCACGTTGACCTCGCAACTCAGTGAGGCCAAGGTCAATTCCGCGCTGGTGCAGTGGGCGCGGCGCAATTACGGCTTCCCCGGCGTAACCGGCCAGCCCAACCTGGATGTGCCCAACCTGCTGCTGTTCGGCCACAACTTTGGCGCGTTTGATCGCTACAATGAAACGCGTTATCAGTTCTCGGACACGTTCTCCTGGGTCCACGGCAAGCACTTTGCCAAGTTTGGTACGGACGTCAATTACATCCGGAACTTCGTGCTCTGGCCGGGCTTTACTCCGGCGCGCGTCATCTTCCCCAGCTTGGACGACTTGCTGGCGTCCGACAAAGCGGGATGGGGCAGCACGCCGTGCCCGGCGCCGCTGATTGGATTGGTTTCGCCCTGTCTGGCGGCATTTTTCTGGGGCGCGCCCGTGGGCCCTGGGCCGATCAACACCGCGGCGGCTTCGCCCTCCGTGCCCACCACGTGGGACAACGCTTTTCTGGCGTCGCAGGCGTCTAATTTCAACGTCAACATCAACCACAGCTACTACGGGTTCTTTGCCCAGGACCAGTTCCGGCTCACGCCCAAGCTGACCCTGAACTATGGCTTGCGTTATGACGTGGAAGCCGGACTCGGCTTCTTTATCAAGGGCGACCACAACAACTTCCAGCCGCGCGTGGGCCTGGCTTACTCGCCTGATCCCAAGACGGTGATTCGCGCCGGCTACGGCATCTTCAACGATAAATACACCCTGACATTCTTCTTCGTTCCGGCGCCGCAGAGGCCGCCGGTGATCGCCGGCTTGCCCACGGTCAACAACCAGACCACGGGCACTTATCTGCTCAACAGCATGTTCCTGCCCTTCCCCTGCATCCTGGCGGGCTGCCCGGTGGTGCCGGCGCTGCCGCTGCCTCCGGGGACAGTGCCGCCGCCGCTGCTGACGTCGGCGTTTGAGAACCTGATCAACAGCGGAAGCTTCCCGGTCAATGCGGGCTTCTTCCAGGGCGGGACCGCCGTTGATCCGAACCTGCGCTCGCCCTACACCGAGCAAGCCAACCTGTCGATTGATCGCACCCTGGGCAAGGGCCTCACGTTGAGCGTGGGGTACATGATGGTGCAGGGTCACAAGCTGGTCCGCCCGATTGACCTTAACGTGGGCCCGCCGGTCGGCGTGCAACCCAGCACGGGCAAGGACATTTACGCCTTCGCCATCAAGGACCCCGCCATCCCCGCGCCCCCGGCCGGCTCGAACGGAACCAATGGAATTTTCTATTTCACCGATTCCACGGGAAACTCCATTTACCACGGCGTGACGCTGCAGGTGATTGAGAAGGCGGGCAAGTATTTCACGCTCAACGCCAACTACACGATCTCACACACGCTGGACGACGGCACGTTCGTCACCTTTGTGAGCACGCCGCAATCCAACGCGCAACGCAATCTGGAGCGCGCAAATTCCAACCAGGACGCGCGCCACCGGTTCGTCGCCAACTTTGTGGCCGACGCGCCGAAAGACTCATTCCTGCGCTACTTCCAGCTCAGCAGCATCATTACCTTGCAGTCGGCGCGGCCGTTTACGCTGTTTGTGGGCTTTGACGCCAACAATGACGGCAACCCGGTCACCGACCGCGTGGGCAACTCGCCGCGCAACAGTTATCGTGGCGACACGCTGCAGACGGTTGACCTGCGCTTGACGCGCATGTTCAAGATGGGCGAGCGGAAACAGCTCAACGTGTCTTTGGACGCCTTCAACGTCTTCAACCGCGCCAATATTGACGAA